From a region of the Hemibagrus wyckioides isolate EC202008001 linkage group LG14, SWU_Hwy_1.0, whole genome shotgun sequence genome:
- the glcea gene encoding glucuronic acid epimerase a: protein MRCLVARVNHKTLIVLCAVFALITIVLWNKCSKDVAVHPPTRPQPEPAPTTEEEEDHGQLPEVPLVAREVQYEQIDCLINEDVTIKGRREGNEVYLPFSWVEKYFNVYGRLVQYDGTERFEFSHSYSRVYAQREPYHPDGVFMSFEVYNVEVRDRVKCISGVEGVPISTQWGPQGYFYPIQIAQYALSHYSKNLTEKPPSIKTYGYMEEREGSPNPWTVPKGCSIAKVHEPGQTSAIYQFTTADNSEGISLLLDNSKDFVLSFDVKFTSNGSMSVVLETTEKGPPYIIHYITSPILISFKDREVTYGIGPQTAWNTLSRDLATDLRKGVGLSNTKVVKATRIIPRRVVHLVLHGSGFISNITISSTAHMAAFFAASDWLLHNQDERGGWPIRVAHKLGEGFRTLESGWYSAMAQGQAMSTLVRAYLITHDLVYLSAAVRATAPFKRMSEQHGVKALFMNKYDWYEEYPTTPSSFVLNGFIYSLIGLYDVAEIAGDKLGREAGVLFSRGLESLKAMLPLFDTGSGTVYDLRHFTLGVAPNLARWDYHTTHINQLQLLSSIDSSPIFREYAKRWKSYLKGGRAKHN, encoded by the exons ATGCGCTGCCTGGTGGCAAGAGTCAACCACAAAACACTGATAGTCCTCTGTGCAGTCTTTGCTCTCATCACAATTGTGCTATGGAACAAGTGCTCCAAAGATGTGGCTGTGCATCCTCCAACCAGGCCCCAGCCTGAGCCTGCACCCACtacagaggaagaagaggaccATGGGCAGCTTCCTGAAGTGCCCCTGGTTGCCAGAGAGGTGCAGTATGAGCAGATTGACTGCCTCATTAATGAGGATGTGACGATCAAAGGGCGCAGAGAGGGCAATGAGGTGTACCTTCCCTTCAGCTGGGTGGAGAAATACTTTAATGTGTATGGACGCCTAGTACAGTATGATGGTACAGAGCGCTTTGAGTTCTCACACAGCTACTCACGTGTATATGCCCAGAGAGAACCCTATCATCCTGATGGAGTCTTTATGTCATTTGAAGTCTACAATGTGGAGGTGAGAGACCGTGTAAAGTGCATCAGTGGAGTGGAAG GTGTGCCCATTTCTACACAGTGGGGTCCCCAGGGCTACTTTTACCCAATCCAGATAGCTCAGTATGCACTAAGTCACTACAGTAAGAATCTTACAGAGAAGCCACCTAGCATAAAGACGTATGGGTACATGGAAGAAAGAGAGGGGAGTCCCAACCCCTGGACAGTCCCCAAGGGTTGCTCAATTGCCAAGGTCCATGAGCCAGGTCAAACATCCGCTATTTACCAGTTCACCACAGCAG atAACTCAGAGGGTATATCTCTGCTTCTGGACAACTCAAAGGATTTTGTCTTGTCCTTTGATGTCAAGTTCACTTCAAATGGTAGTATGTCTGTGGTGTTGGAGACAACAGAGAAGGGACCTCCATATATCATTCACTATATCACCAGCCCCATTCTCATTTCCTTCAAGGACAGGGAGGTCACCTATGGTATTGGTCCCCAGACAGCCTGGAACACCCTAAGCCGGGACTTGGCGACTGACCTGCGTAAGGGAGTGGGTTTGTCTAATACCAAAGTGGTGAAGGCAACTCGGATCATACCACGACGTGTTGTCCACCTGGTACTGCATGGCTCAGGCTTCATCAGCAACATCACCATCTCCTCCACAGCTCACATGGCTGCCTTCTTTGCTGCTAGTGATTGGCTCCTACACAACCAGGATGAACGTGGTGGGTGGCCCATCAGAGTGGCCCATAAGTTAGGGGAGGGTTTTCGGACACTGGAGTCTGGCTGGTACTCCGCCATGGCCCAGGGACAGGCGATGTCCACGCTGGTGAGGGCGTACCTCATCACACATGACCTTGTATACCTCAGCGCAGCAGTGCGTGCCACTGCACCTTTCAAGCGCATGTCAGAGCAGCATGGCGTGAAAGCTCTGTTTATGAACAAATACGACTGGTATGAAGAGTATCCCACAACACCTAGCTCCTTTGTGCTCAATGGCTTCATATACTCGCTGATCGGACTGTATGATGTGGCTGAAATAGCAGGGGACAAACTGGGCCGAGAGGCAGGTGTACTGTTTAGCCGAGGACTGGAGTCCCTGAAAGCCATGCTGCCACTGTTTGATACAGGTTCTGGAACTGTCTATGACCTAAGGCATTTCACGTTGGGTGTGGCACCAAATCTGGCACGCTGGGACTACCACACCACTCATATAAACCAACTGCAACTGCTGTCCTCTATAGACAGTAGTCCCATTTTTAGAGAGTATGCAAAACGCTGGAAAAGCTACCTGAAAGGGGGTCGGGCCAAGCACAACTAA